In Vigna radiata var. radiata cultivar VC1973A chromosome 3, Vradiata_ver6, whole genome shotgun sequence, the following proteins share a genomic window:
- the LOC106757726 gene encoding DELLA protein GAI, giving the protein MKRNFRDNCSAGGPVKGDCSSMPNGKAKMWEEDRHQQGGGMDELLAALGYKVRASDMADVAQKLEQLEMVMGSAQEEGISHLASDTVHYDPTDLHSWVQSMLAELNPEPTNTILDPSSFLIENPSHSSSILTSNSRVFNDDSEYDLRAIPGIAAYPPQNTTNNNPTVHTTTATTPTTTTTPNTKTVEEIETTSNKRLKASPIESSESASEPTRPVVLVDSQEAGVRLVHTLMACAEAVQQENLKLADALVKHVGILASSQAGAMRKVASYFAQALARRIYGIFPEETLDSSFSDLLHMHFYESCPYLKFAHFTANQAILEAFTTAGRVHVIDFGLKQGMQWPALMQALALRPGGPPTFRLTGIGPPQPDNTDALQQVGWKLAQLAHTIGVQFEFRGFVCSSLADLDPNMLEIRAGEAVAVNSVFELHRMLARPGSVDKVMDTVKKLNPKIVTIVEQEANHNGPVFLDRFTEALHYYSSLFDSLEGSSTSNGLGSPNQDLLMSELYLGKQICNVVAYEGVERVERHETLSQWRGRMGSAGFDPVHLGSNAFKQASMLLALFAGGDGYRVEENNGCLMLGWHTRPLIATSAWKLPAPES; this is encoded by the coding sequence ATGAAGAGGAATTTCCGAGACAACTGCTCCGCCGGAGGACCTGTCAAGGGTGACTGCTCCTCAATGCCCAACGGCAAGGCCAAGATGTGGGAGGAAGACCGCCACCAGCAGGGAGGAGGGATGGATGAGTTGCTCGCCGCGTTGGGCTACAAGGTTCGTGCTTCTGACATGGCAGACGTCGCACAGAAGCTTGAGCAGTTGGAGATGGTCATGGGGAGTGCCCAGGAAGAGGGAATTTCCCACCTTGCTTCCGACACCGTTCACTACGACCCTACCGATCTCCATTCATGGGTCCAAAGCATGTTAGCCGAACTCAACCCCGAACCCACCAACACCATCCTCGATCCCTCCTCCTTCTTAATCGAAAACCCCTCCCACTCTTCCTCCATCCTCACCTCCAACTCACGCGTTTTCAACGACGACTCCGAATATGACCTCAGAGCCATTCCTGGAATAGCCGCTTACCCTCCTCAAAACACCACAAACAACAACCCCACTGTTCACACCACCACTGCCACCacccccaccaccaccaccacccctaACACCAAAACCGTTGAAGAAATCGAAACCACCAGCAACAAGCGCCTCAAGGCTTCCCCAATTGAATCCTCAGAGTCCGCTTCGGAGCCCACGCGCCCTGTAGTCCTCGTTGACTCGCAGGAAGCCGGCGTTCGTCTGGTGCACACTCTCATGGCGTGCGCGGAGGCCGTCCAGCAGGAGAATCTGAAGCTGGCGGACGCACTGGTGAAGCACGTTGGCATACTGGCTTCGTCTCAAGCCGGCGCCATGAGGAAAGTGGCGTCGTACTTCGCCCAGGCCCTGGCGCGTCGAATCTACGGCATCTTCCCTGAGGAAACCCTCGATTCCTCCTTCTCCGACCTTCTCCACATGCACTTCTACGAGTCCTGCCCCTATTTGAAGTTCGCACACTTCACCGCCAACCAGGCCATTCTCGAGGCCTTTACCACCGCTGGGAGAGTCCACGTCATCGATTTCGGCCTCAAACAGGGGATGCAGTGGCCCGCCCTCATGCAGGCCCTCGCATTGCGCCCTGGCGGTCCCCCAACTTTCCGCCTAACCGGAATCGGGCCCCCGCAGCCCGACAACACTGACGCGCTGCAGCAAGTGGGCTGGAAGTTGGCCCAGTTAGCCCACACCATCGGCGTCCAGTTCGAATTCCGCGGATTCGTCTGCAGCAGCCTTGCAGATCTCGACCCAAACATGCTAGAGATCCGTGCCGGAGAAGCCGTCGCTGTCAACTCCGTCTTCGAGCTCCATCGCATGCTGGCCCGACCCGGATCCGTCGACAAGGTCATGGACACAGTGAAAAAGCTCAACCCCAAAATCGTAACCATCGTGGAGCAAGAAGCGAACCACAACGGACCGGTTTTCTTGGACCGGTTTACTGAAGCCTTGCATTACTACTCGAGTCTCTTTGACTCGCTGGAGGGTTCTTCCACCTCCAACGGGTTGGGTTCGCCGAATCAGGATCTGTTGATGTCGGAGTTGTACCTTGGGAAACAGATATGCAACGTGGTGGCCTACGAAGGCGTGGAGCGCGTGGAGCGTCACGAGACTCTGAGCCAGTGGAGAGGAAGAATGGGCTCGGCCGGGTTCGACCCGGTTCATCTCGGGTCTAACGCGTTTAAGCAAGCTAGTATGTTGCTGGCTCTATTCGCAGGCGGTGATGGATACAGAGTGGAGGAGAATAACGGCTGCCTCATGCTTGGGTGGCACACTAGGCCACTCATCGCCACCTCCGCTTGGAAGCTTCCCGCGCCCGAGTCCTAG